One genomic window of Candidatus Eisenbacteria bacterium includes the following:
- a CDS encoding sigma-54-dependent Fis family transcriptional regulator: MPIALIVDDEANSLSAMMELVEKEGFSTLSAATLAEARDRLAQTRPDVVLADLMLPDGKGLELLPDMNSTPRPEFILITGYASVDSAVAALRVGVLDYLTKPVDIRRLKTALANVSRTLALKQEIGCLREELRELGRFGRLIGNSPIMQKVYDLVVKVAPTDATVLLVGESGTGKEEVAATIHELGRRRSQPFLPVNCGAVPANLIESELFGHERGSFTGATQLHRGYFERVSRGTLFLDEITEMPIELQVKLLRVLETGTLIRVGGDEPIAVDVRVIAASNRPPEIAVKEGKFREDLLYRLNVFPIVLPPLRDRSDDVVLLAEHFLAQINREEGASKKFSAAALQRLAAYSWPGNVRELKNMIRRAFILSEDVIEMDALPIGPAAPAPQAAASTHDAMRVGMSLAEIERHFILATLEHFGGDKRKAAEILGISLKTIYNRLNNYSATV, encoded by the coding sequence ATGCCTATCGCGCTGATCGTCGACGATGAAGCCAACAGCCTCTCGGCGATGATGGAGCTCGTGGAGAAGGAGGGCTTCTCCACGCTGTCCGCCGCGACTCTCGCGGAAGCCCGCGATCGGCTCGCGCAGACGCGGCCCGATGTCGTGCTCGCCGATCTGATGCTCCCGGACGGAAAAGGGCTCGAGCTGCTCCCAGACATGAACTCGACGCCCCGCCCGGAGTTCATCTTGATTACCGGATACGCGTCGGTGGACTCCGCCGTGGCGGCGCTCCGCGTAGGGGTGCTCGATTACCTCACCAAGCCGGTCGATATTCGTCGGCTCAAGACCGCGCTGGCGAACGTCTCGCGCACGCTGGCGCTCAAGCAAGAGATCGGCTGCTTGCGCGAGGAGCTGCGCGAGCTGGGACGCTTTGGCCGGCTGATCGGGAACTCCCCGATCATGCAGAAGGTCTACGACCTGGTCGTCAAGGTCGCCCCGACGGACGCAACGGTGCTCCTCGTTGGCGAGAGCGGCACTGGAAAGGAAGAAGTGGCGGCCACCATCCACGAGCTCGGACGCCGCCGCAGCCAGCCTTTCCTTCCCGTCAATTGCGGCGCGGTCCCGGCCAACCTCATTGAGAGCGAGCTGTTCGGCCACGAGCGGGGCAGCTTCACCGGGGCGACACAGCTCCATCGGGGATACTTCGAGCGCGTGTCGCGCGGGACGCTTTTCCTCGACGAAATCACGGAGATGCCGATCGAGCTCCAGGTGAAGCTCCTGCGCGTCCTGGAAACCGGGACCCTGATTCGCGTCGGCGGGGATGAGCCGATCGCGGTGGACGTTCGCGTGATCGCCGCGAGCAACCGGCCCCCCGAGATCGCCGTCAAGGAAGGCAAGTTCCGCGAGGACCTTCTCTACCGGCTGAATGTTTTTCCGATCGTGCTGCCGCCTTTGCGCGACCGGAGCGACGACGTCGTTCTCCTGGCGGAGCACTTTCTGGCTCAGATCAACCGCGAGGAGGGCGCCTCCAAGAAATTCAGCGCCGCCGCTCTCCAGAGGCTTGCCGCCTACAGCTGGCCGGGGAATGTGCGGGAGCTCAAGAACATGATCCGGCGGGCGTTCATCCTGAGCGAGGATGTTATCGAGATGGATGCCCTCCCGATCGGCCCCGCCGCGCCGGCACCCCAGGCGGCGGCTTCCACCCACGACGCGATGCGCGTGGGGATGTCGCTCGCGGAGATCGAGCGGCATTTCATCCTCGCCACCCTCGAGCATTTCGGAGGTGACAAGAGGAAGGCCGCCGAGATCCTGGGCATCAGCCTGAAGACAATCTATAACCGCCTGAACAACTACTCCGCGACGGTGTAG
- a CDS encoding response regulator: MPNPRLLKGVVASLAVAVVYLIAGKIGLSLAFVNASATAVWPPTGIALAAFLILGYRVWPGVLLGAFLANLTTAGNAATSAGIGVGNTLEGLLGSYLVQRFAGGRRVFEQPNNIFKFAGLAGIVSTAVSATIGVTTLSLGGFAPWKDFGVIWWTWWLGDASGALVVAPLAVLWWLKPKALWSRRQIVEAGLLLFTLAALALFVFHGMTPFEDTRYPLQYFCLPPLVWVAFRFGPRESTTAIALLSTIATLGTLQGFGPFSGRPPNESLLLLQGFMAVVSIMILAMSAAVTGRRRIENSVRRLNEELEQRVLERTGQLWISNQELHSQVAKRARAQEKLEKSEARLREAQRAARMGSWEWDIDRNVVWWSDELCSIYGLDPTTFGATYEGFLERVHPDDREHARTVVSTAVREKHAFSFEHRIVRPDGSVRVLLDQGGVLTDGRGKPIRMIGTGQDITEHKRAENARASLAREQAARREAEEANRLKDEFLATLSHELRTPLNAIAGWANLLREGQLDPATTARAVETINRNVRIQSHLISDILDISRMAVGRLELKVHAVNLVTVVEGAIDTMRPMAQTKNVVLSLELVHPTKPVLGDPDRLHQVASNLLSNAIKFSPEGGRVTVFLEQERFFASIRVEDDGPGIDPEFLPYVFDRFRQRDSSGTRKHGGLGLGLAIVRHIVDLHRGTVSASNRVEEGGAVFVVTLPLAEVPALRGIEGRTNSGSLEPAGKGDDHSIQSLGGTRILLVEDDPDSRELLAMVLSRCGADIVTVSSCRDALSAVASRRPDLLISDIAMPGESGYDLIGKLRSLSAEHGGTTPAVALSAYAGAEDASRALRAGFDVHVAKPVEMADLVRIVKELMGDRDHS, from the coding sequence ATGCCGAATCCCCGATTGCTCAAGGGCGTCGTGGCCAGCCTCGCGGTCGCCGTGGTTTACCTGATCGCGGGAAAGATCGGGTTGAGCCTCGCGTTCGTGAACGCGAGCGCTACGGCGGTTTGGCCCCCCACCGGCATCGCGCTCGCGGCGTTCCTCATCCTGGGTTACCGCGTCTGGCCCGGCGTCCTGCTCGGGGCTTTCTTGGCCAACCTTACGACCGCGGGGAACGCGGCGACATCGGCCGGCATCGGCGTCGGGAACACGCTGGAAGGGCTTCTCGGGAGCTATCTCGTTCAGCGATTCGCCGGTGGTCGGCGCGTCTTCGAGCAACCAAATAATATCTTCAAGTTCGCGGGCCTGGCGGGGATCGTGAGCACCGCGGTGAGCGCTACGATCGGCGTCACGACGCTTTCTCTGGGAGGATTCGCGCCATGGAAGGACTTCGGGGTGATCTGGTGGACTTGGTGGCTTGGAGACGCGTCGGGGGCGCTCGTGGTAGCGCCCCTCGCGGTGCTGTGGTGGCTCAAGCCTAAGGCGCTCTGGTCACGGCGGCAGATCGTGGAAGCGGGCTTGCTCTTGTTCACGCTGGCCGCGCTCGCGCTGTTCGTGTTCCATGGCATGACCCCCTTCGAAGATACGCGTTACCCCCTGCAATATTTCTGTCTCCCGCCTTTGGTTTGGGTCGCCTTTCGGTTCGGACCGCGTGAGTCCACGACGGCCATCGCCCTGCTCTCCACGATCGCCACCCTAGGCACGCTCCAAGGGTTCGGGCCCTTCTCCGGCAGACCTCCGAACGAGTCGCTCCTCCTGCTCCAGGGTTTCATGGCCGTCGTCTCGATCATGATCCTCGCGATGAGCGCTGCGGTCACCGGCCGCCGGCGGATCGAGAATTCCGTGCGCCGCCTCAACGAAGAGCTGGAGCAGCGGGTTCTGGAGCGGACGGGGCAGCTCTGGATCTCCAATCAGGAGCTTCATAGCCAGGTCGCCAAGCGTGCGCGGGCCCAGGAGAAACTGGAGAAGAGCGAGGCGCGTCTTCGCGAAGCTCAGAGGGCCGCGCGGATGGGGAGTTGGGAATGGGACATCGACCGGAACGTCGTCTGGTGGTCGGATGAGCTCTGCTCGATCTACGGGCTCGACCCGACCACCTTCGGCGCTACCTATGAAGGATTTCTCGAGCGGGTCCATCCCGACGATCGCGAGCACGCCCGCACCGTGGTATCCACCGCCGTCCGCGAGAAACACGCCTTCAGCTTCGAGCACCGGATCGTTCGGCCGGACGGCAGCGTCCGGGTCCTCCTGGATCAGGGAGGCGTCCTCACGGACGGGCGTGGGAAACCCATACGGATGATCGGGACCGGCCAGGACATCACCGAGCACAAGAGGGCGGAGAACGCGCGGGCTTCGCTGGCTCGGGAGCAGGCCGCTCGTCGCGAGGCCGAGGAGGCGAACCGCCTCAAGGACGAGTTCCTCGCCACGCTCTCGCATGAGCTCCGCACCCCGCTCAACGCCATCGCCGGCTGGGCGAACTTACTGCGGGAAGGGCAGCTCGATCCGGCGACGACGGCGCGGGCCGTGGAAACGATCAACCGAAATGTGAGGATCCAGAGCCACCTGATCTCGGACATCCTGGATATTTCCCGAATGGCCGTCGGCCGGCTGGAGCTCAAAGTCCATGCGGTCAACCTGGTCACGGTCGTCGAGGGCGCGATCGACACGATGAGGCCGATGGCTCAGACCAAGAACGTCGTCTTGAGTCTGGAGCTTGTGCACCCGACCAAACCGGTCCTAGGAGATCCGGATCGGCTTCACCAGGTTGCCTCGAATCTGCTTTCAAACGCGATCAAGTTCAGCCCCGAAGGCGGACGCGTCACCGTCTTCCTCGAGCAAGAGCGTTTCTTCGCGTCCATCCGAGTGGAGGACGACGGTCCCGGCATCGATCCGGAATTCCTCCCTTACGTATTCGACCGTTTCCGCCAGAGGGACTCCTCGGGCACCCGCAAGCACGGAGGTCTCGGGTTGGGCCTCGCGATCGTGAGGCACATCGTGGATCTCCATCGAGGGACCGTCTCGGCTTCGAATCGAGTGGAGGAGGGCGGGGCCGTTTTCGTTGTGACGTTGCCGCTCGCTGAGGTGCCCGCGCTACGCGGGATCGAGGGTCGGACGAATTCCGGGAGCTTGGAGCCGGCGGGGAAAGGCGACGACCACTCCATTCAATCGCTCGGTGGAACGCGGATTCTCCTGGTTGAGGACGATCCCGACTCGAGGGAGCTGCTCGCGATGGTTCTCTCGCGCTGCGGAGCCGACATTGTCACTGTGAGCTCCTGCCGCGACGCGTTGTCGGCGGTCGCCTCCCGGCGTCCCGACTTGCTGATCAGCGACATCGCGATGCCCGGCGAAAGCGGGTATGACCTGATCGGCAAACTGCGCTCGCTTTCCGCCGAGCATGGCGGAACGACGCCCGCGGTCGCCCTCAGCGCCTACGCAGGCGCGGAGGATGCCAGCCGGGCTCTGCGGGCCGGCTTCGACGTGCACGTCGCGAAACCGGTCGAAATGGCGGACCTGGTACGGATTGTGAAAGAGCTCATGGGCGACCGGGATCATTCGTAG
- a CDS encoding glycosyltransferase family 4 protein gives METIVDLEGSSAATKAFDNGGAGSHPSLPEREGSLAIAQVAPLYESVPPKLYGGTERIVSYLTEELVSAGHDVTLFASGDSRTKARLVPVRPRSLRLDEHRADPLAHHLLMLERVVQESRRFDIIHFHCDYLHFPLSRRLPVPSLTTLHGRLDLADLVPVYREYSDAPLVSVSDAQRTPLPWANWQATIHHGLPSSFGAAPSKPGTYLAFLGRISPEKRVDRAIEIARRTGMEIKIAAKVDAADRVYFDEVIRPLLTDRRVEFLGEIGENEKIPFLSEAYALLFPIDWPEPFGLVMIEAMACGTPVIAYRRGSVPEVIDDGVTGYVVGSIGEAVRAVQRIGGLSGAACRSVFERRFTSKRMAQDYVKTYRSLIRRAVGRASGPAPRSVESSRAA, from the coding sequence ATGGAAACCATTGTCGATTTGGAAGGGAGCTCTGCCGCAACGAAGGCCTTCGACAATGGCGGAGCCGGCTCACACCCTTCGCTTCCAGAGCGGGAAGGGTCGCTCGCGATTGCCCAAGTGGCTCCCCTCTACGAGTCCGTCCCTCCGAAACTTTATGGCGGCACCGAACGGATCGTCTCGTACCTGACGGAGGAGTTGGTATCGGCGGGGCATGATGTGACGCTCTTCGCGAGCGGCGATTCGAGGACCAAGGCGAGGCTGGTCCCCGTCCGCCCTCGGTCCCTGCGGCTTGACGAGCACCGCGCGGATCCGCTCGCTCACCATCTGCTCATGCTCGAACGGGTCGTGCAGGAGTCGCGTCGGTTCGACATCATCCACTTCCACTGCGACTATCTTCATTTCCCGCTCTCGCGGCGGCTCCCCGTTCCCAGCCTCACGACTCTCCACGGCCGTCTGGATCTTGCGGACCTGGTTCCTGTCTATCGCGAGTACTCGGACGCGCCTCTCGTGTCCGTTTCGGACGCTCAGCGGACACCGCTTCCATGGGCGAATTGGCAGGCCACGATTCACCACGGTCTTCCTTCAAGCTTCGGCGCCGCTCCATCCAAGCCCGGGACCTACCTCGCCTTTCTGGGACGAATCTCCCCCGAAAAGCGGGTCGATCGCGCGATCGAGATCGCCCGGCGGACCGGCATGGAGATCAAGATTGCCGCCAAGGTCGATGCGGCGGACCGCGTCTATTTCGACGAGGTGATCCGACCGCTCCTCACCGACCGGAGGGTCGAATTCCTGGGTGAAATAGGAGAAAACGAGAAGATCCCGTTCCTGAGCGAGGCCTATGCCCTGCTTTTCCCGATCGACTGGCCCGAGCCGTTCGGACTTGTGATGATCGAGGCCATGGCGTGCGGAACCCCGGTGATCGCCTACCGACGCGGCTCCGTTCCCGAGGTGATCGACGACGGCGTGACCGGGTACGTTGTGGGATCCATCGGCGAGGCTGTGAGGGCGGTGCAGCGAATCGGCGGCCTGAGCGGCGCTGCCTGCCGCTCCGTTTTCGAGCGGCGGTTTACTTCGAAGCGAATGGCCCAAGACTACGTGAAGACCTATCGGTCGCTGATCCGCCGGGCGGTCGGTCGCGCCTCGGGGCCGGCGCCTCGCTCGGTCGAGAGCAGCCGGGCGGCCTAG
- a CDS encoding FtsX-like permease family protein yields the protein MRIGETITVALEALRANKLRSFLTMLGIVIGVGAVIAMVALGRGAQQSVRDRIASLGTTLLSVFPAQARGAGGVASSSERAPLAIDDAKAIEDRSTLVAAVQPEMSRSLQVQYENRNVNTSIVGTTANYLEVRKFAIESGRMFRGAEDAARRRVAVLGQQVLTDLGLGSGEALVGAEVRINGIQFEVIGVLAPKGQGGGFANPDDQVLVPIQTARYRLIGNDRLRSISVLAPSEDDIPVTMAEVQRILRREHRLRPGQDDDFVIRNQADFLTTLGETTRVFTYLLAGIAAVSLLVGGIGIMNIMLVSVTERTREIGIRKALGATQRTILLQFLIEAVVLCLLGGTIGIILGAGSAMIARSAFQWSTSVGASSVVIAFVFAAAVGILFGVWPARRAASLDAMESLRYE from the coding sequence ATGCGGATCGGCGAGACCATCACCGTCGCGCTCGAAGCGCTCCGCGCGAACAAGCTGCGCTCGTTTCTGACCATGCTCGGCATCGTGATCGGGGTGGGGGCGGTGATCGCCATGGTGGCGCTCGGTCGGGGGGCGCAGCAATCGGTTCGGGACCGCATCGCCTCCCTTGGAACCACGCTCCTGAGCGTGTTCCCGGCACAGGCGCGCGGCGCGGGCGGCGTCGCCTCCTCCAGCGAGCGCGCGCCGCTCGCGATCGACGACGCCAAAGCGATCGAGGACCGGTCCACGCTGGTGGCGGCGGTCCAACCGGAGATGTCGCGCTCGCTCCAGGTGCAGTACGAGAACCGGAACGTGAATACTTCGATTGTCGGAACGACCGCGAACTATCTCGAGGTCAGGAAGTTCGCGATCGAATCCGGGCGCATGTTCAGGGGCGCCGAGGACGCGGCGCGCAGGCGGGTCGCGGTGCTCGGGCAGCAGGTTCTCACCGATCTGGGGCTGGGATCAGGCGAGGCGCTGGTCGGCGCGGAGGTCCGGATCAACGGAATTCAATTCGAAGTCATCGGCGTGCTCGCGCCGAAAGGCCAGGGCGGGGGGTTCGCGAACCCCGACGACCAGGTCTTGGTCCCGATCCAGACGGCACGCTACCGGCTGATCGGGAACGACCGGCTTCGCTCCATCAGCGTCCTGGCCCCCTCGGAGGACGACATCCCGGTGACGATGGCGGAGGTCCAGAGGATCCTTCGGCGCGAGCACCGCCTGAGGCCGGGCCAGGATGACGACTTCGTGATCCGCAACCAGGCCGATTTCCTGACCACCCTGGGCGAAACCACCCGCGTGTTCACATATTTGCTCGCGGGGATCGCGGCGGTGAGTCTGCTCGTGGGCGGAATCGGAATCATGAACATCATGCTCGTTTCGGTGACGGAGCGGACCCGCGAGATCGGCATCCGAAAAGCGCTCGGCGCCACACAAAGAACCATCCTCCTCCAGTTCCTGATCGAGGCGGTGGTCCTCTGCCTCCTGGGCGGCACGATCGGAATCATCCTCGGAGCGGGCTCCGCGATGATCGCGCGGAGCGCGTTTCAATGGAGCACATCGGTGGGGGCCTCGTCGGTCGTGATCGCGTTCGTGTTCGCGGCCGCCGTGGGCATTCTCTTCGGGGTCTGGCCGGCCCGACGTGCGGCTTCGTTGGACGCGATGGAGTCGCTGCGCTACGAATGA
- a CDS encoding fatty acid hydroxylase, which yields MFAIAILTGCLVSVVQSSFFEWAFHRYWLHRPWLPKGCFTTHTLIHHQLCKFDDTFHVVEEEQEEALHFQWWGGPILIAINTAPWVLAAWALAALGVRLPYAAFLVSFGVTLATYYAGYESLHYFMHKPRLQFIERSRYFQFLKRHHRIHHVHMNRNLNVLLPLADLLLGTLVTKMPAPVPTPPSARMVARRHSHFGKRAQDR from the coding sequence CACCGGCTGTCTCGTCTCCGTCGTTCAATCCAGCTTTTTCGAGTGGGCGTTTCATCGCTATTGGCTGCACCGTCCTTGGCTCCCGAAGGGCTGCTTCACGACGCATACGCTCATTCACCATCAGTTATGCAAGTTCGACGATACGTTTCACGTGGTGGAGGAAGAGCAGGAAGAAGCTCTTCACTTCCAGTGGTGGGGAGGTCCCATCCTCATCGCGATCAACACCGCTCCCTGGGTGCTGGCGGCCTGGGCGCTCGCGGCCCTGGGTGTCCGGCTGCCCTACGCGGCGTTTCTCGTGTCGTTCGGGGTGACCCTCGCGACCTACTACGCCGGGTACGAGAGCCTTCACTATTTCATGCACAAGCCGCGTCTCCAATTCATCGAACGATCGAGATACTTTCAGTTCCTGAAGCGACACCACCGCATTCACCACGTCCACATGAACCGCAATCTCAATGTGCTGCTCCCGCTCGCGGATCTCCTGCTGGGAACCCTCGTCACAAAAATGCCGGCCCCGGTCCCGACGCCTCCATCGGCGCGCATGGTGGCGCGCCGGCACAGCCACTTCGGGAAGCGCGCGCAGGACCGCTGA
- a CDS encoding YtxH domain-containing protein, with protein sequence MEVYPNINEDGRDATNIAPFVLGVVVGAGIALLLAPALGRDTRRRVGSTVRRWSDGARQAVKRTRDSLNELKKDARSAIDTGREEYLRSRMTQEDQGARTSHSPGP encoded by the coding sequence ATGGAAGTGTATCCCAACATCAACGAGGACGGGCGCGACGCGACGAACATCGCGCCCTTCGTTCTCGGGGTCGTGGTGGGAGCCGGAATCGCCTTGCTCTTGGCGCCCGCCCTGGGGAGAGACACGCGACGGCGTGTCGGCTCCACGGTTCGCCGCTGGAGCGACGGGGCTCGCCAGGCGGTGAAGCGGACACGGGACAGTCTGAACGAGCTCAAGAAGGATGCGCGGTCGGCGATCGACACGGGACGCGAGGAGTACCTGCGCAGCCGAATGACCCAAGAGGACCAGGGCGCGCGTACCTCTCACTCGCCGGGCCCCTGA
- a CDS encoding HAMP domain-containing histidine kinase, with protein MDPGMLEGSPFVLDPDLVADDETTRALEADLRLAAHLRALSRVSAVTAHDIRTPLHTVILYLELLRNTIEGKSKDDASLRQERYVEVIGSEIRRLERMLDGLLGQTRVTEDSRERFDLADTARDLHSFLDPYCRRSRVQVLLSLPEAPVVVDGNRDSIKHALIHILLTALEGLPDGGELGISLAAGRGKALFTLTGAAPGAQPAILDSSGGPPQPGRALGVERGLYAARRAVERHGGSIKVRSRGRRGPAGLEIQLPLAPAGA; from the coding sequence ATGGATCCTGGCATGCTAGAAGGTTCCCCGTTCGTCTTGGATCCGGACTTGGTGGCCGACGACGAGACGACGCGGGCGCTCGAAGCCGATTTGCGCCTCGCCGCCCACCTGCGCGCCCTGTCTCGGGTGTCGGCGGTGACCGCCCACGACATTCGAACTCCTCTTCACACGGTCATCCTCTACTTGGAGCTCCTGCGCAACACCATCGAGGGTAAATCCAAGGATGATGCGTCCCTTCGCCAGGAGCGCTACGTGGAGGTCATCGGCTCGGAAATTCGGCGGCTCGAGCGGATGCTGGATGGCCTGCTGGGCCAGACGCGGGTAACCGAGGATTCGAGGGAGCGGTTCGACCTTGCCGATACCGCCCGCGACCTGCATTCGTTTCTCGACCCCTATTGCCGCCGCTCGAGAGTGCAGGTCCTTCTCAGCCTGCCCGAGGCGCCGGTCGTAGTCGACGGCAATCGAGACTCGATCAAGCACGCTCTGATCCACATTCTCCTCACGGCGCTCGAAGGACTTCCGGACGGCGGGGAATTGGGCATATCCCTCGCCGCCGGCCGCGGGAAGGCGCTGTTCACGCTGACAGGCGCGGCGCCGGGAGCGCAACCGGCGATTCTCGACAGCTCGGGCGGCCCGCCCCAGCCGGGCCGTGCCCTCGGCGTCGAGCGGGGTCTCTATGCGGCGCGGCGCGCGGTGGAACGTCACGGCGGCAGCATCAAAGTGAGATCCCGCGGCCGGCGGGGCCCCGCGGGCTTGGAAATCCAGCTCCCTCTGGCCCCGGCCGGGGCCTGA
- a CDS encoding CBS domain-containing protein, which yields MHRPALRGTPMTARELMKRKFEVIHADASLEEVARKMESSGIDPLPVCKDGLLVGLISHREIAVRAAPERRRTEPIRVSDLIAPDILFCFETTEVTEAAKLMKENRVPLLPVLSRSKRVVGVLALKDIPGERNAPQHRF from the coding sequence ATGCACCGGCCCGCCTTGAGGGGAACGCCCATGACCGCTCGTGAGCTTATGAAACGCAAATTCGAAGTCATCCACGCAGACGCATCGCTCGAGGAGGTCGCTCGCAAGATGGAATCCAGCGGCATCGATCCCCTACCGGTGTGCAAGGACGGGCTCCTGGTCGGTCTGATCAGCCACCGGGAAATCGCGGTGCGGGCCGCCCCTGAGAGGCGTCGCACCGAGCCCATCCGGGTTTCCGACCTGATCGCGCCCGATATCCTGTTCTGCTTTGAGACCACCGAGGTGACCGAGGCGGCGAAGTTGATGAAGGAAAATCGAGTTCCGCTGCTGCCCGTGCTCAGCCGGAGCAAGAGGGTGGTGGGTGTCCTGGCCCTCAAGGACATTCCCGGCGAACGCAACGCCCCCCAGCATCGGTTCTAA